DNA sequence from the Hoylesella buccalis ATCC 35310 genome:
TTTTGGCCGGATAAAGGGCCGGAAAGGACATACAAATCGCACTGAACCACCTTACCTCTCACCTTTGGCGTGGTCATCACGACGGCTTCAGACACATGTTCTTCCTCGGGAATGGGTACAGCCAGACGGTTTTTCTGCATGGTCATGAGCAGCATGCCAAAGCACATCACGGTGAAAAGAATGGCCACTCCCTGCGCTGTTTTCCATCGGTAGCTCGCTAATGCGATTAACAAGACCGATGAAGCGATGGACAACCACAGCCATGTTGGCACGACAAACCCGAAAGAGTCGCCTGCAACAAGACCTACGATCAATGCCAAGGCAACCCTAAAGAGGGGATAAAGTTGCAGCCAATCACGCACTTTCATTCATCATCGTCCATCAAATTGATTCGTAGTTGTCTTGAGATTATTCATAATCATCAATCACACGATTGGTAAATTCCATCATGGGTTGAGCCACCTTGAATAACTCTGTCATGGGTTCTATCCAGCCATTGCCCTCAAAAAAGTCATCTTCAACCCGATGCCAGCAAGCATAATCCTTCATTCGAAGATAGTCAATAAACTCATAATCGGCCGGAAAACCCTTCGGACAAGTCTTCAATCGGCTGATTCCAAAGCCCTTGTCCGATGCCTGTTCATCACTCCACGAACCCTGAGTGGCATAACCAAAGAAATGAACAAACTTGCCATTCTCCACACATCTTCGCCACTCGTCAATGTTGCCCATAATCTCATTGCGGCAAGAGGTCAAGATATGGGTGGGCAACCAATAAGCTCCGGCCGACAACAGGCAATGACCTGGCTGCACATGGATGTAGTAACCAGCATGTAACGACTTACGACCTTTGGCGCTGATGTATGCACCAAAATGCCTTTTGTAGGGCGATTTGTCGGGCGAGAAACGTGTGTCACGATTAAAACGGAAGCACGCTTCCTTGGCTGTTACATGCGATACGTAGGCATCAAACTTAGAGATGGCTGCGATAGCCCGCTCCACTCCCTCCTCAAAATCGTTGCGACAAGCCAAATATTCGTCTTTATGGGCTTGATACCAGTCACGATTGTTATTCTTGGCAATGCGCTCTAAATATTTTAAAATGCGTTGGATATTCATATAATCGATGTTTTAAAGATGGAAGATGCAAGTTACAACAATGATTCATGCAAGTTTGGAAGATGTCAATCGCTTAGGACAAATCTGGTCAAACTGGCACTTTTCACACTTGGGACGTTGACTTTGACAAATGTATCTGCCATGCAAAAGCAGCCAATGGTGCGCACTCGACACATCTTCTTCAGGGATGTACTTCATCAATTCAAGTTCAACTTTCAAGGGAGTGTCGGCCTTCAGCGGCACCAACCCCATGCGATGACTCACTCTGTAGACGTGAGTATCAACCGCAATCTTTGCTTTTCCATACCAAACGGCTTGCACTACGTTGGCCGTCTTGCGCCCTACGCCAGGCAATTTCACCAAATCGGCGGTGTTGTCCGGCACTTCTCCGCCGAAATCGCTTACTAACATTTGCGCCATCTCCACCAAATGCCGTGATTTGGCATTAGGATAACTCACGCTGCGCACATATTCCAACACCTCTTCGGGCGTAGCTTGTGCCATCGACTGTGCGTCAGGATAACGCTGAAACAACGCCGGTGTCACCTGATTGATGCGCTTATCGGTGCATTGTGCGCTTAACAATGTGGCAACCAATAGCTGAAAAGCCGACCCAAACTCAAGTTCGGTCGTAACGATGGGCGTTGTTTTTCTGAAATAATCGAGAATATATTGATATCTTTCTTTTCGTGTCATATCACAAAAATACGAAACATTTCGCAATTCACCAAGCCCTTGAAGCGTTTTCACACACCATGACATCAAGGTTTCTCGATAAAAAAAATGTGACTAAACTCAAGTGTCTCACCGAATTTAGTCACATTCTTTTATAATTAGATAAGCTTAATAAGCATCCTCATGTTTAATCTCTTCTTTCGTGATTTTCTTGCTATCCATGGCATGCCATACATAAACTATATAAGCAAGGACGAATGGAATAAAGAGTGAAACAATGGCCATAGTGCGCAATGTAAATTCACTACTACTACTGTTCATGATGGTCAGTGAACTCTGCAAATCGGCATTAGAAGGATAATAAGCTGTATTGTTCCAACCTGCAATGAGCAACAGAACCAAAACAACTAAGACTACGCCAATACCTGCCGGCCAAATACCCTTGATATAGGTGTTACTCAATACAGTCTTGACAATGCCGAACAGCAGCAATACCACGCCAACCAGCAACACAATAGCAAGATACCACATGTCTAACAGGTTGTATAGATACTTCATCGACTCCATAGAAATCACGCCAGTGGCTGGGTCATAGGCGAAACCATCCTTCAACAAGGTTCTAATTAGGAACGGGAGGAACAGCAACAAGAATGCTCCTGTGTTGTAAATAAGATGCTTACGGCTGCGAGCGCGCAGTGTATCATCGGCCACATTATTAATAATGTAGAGCAAACCCAATATGCGAGCCAAGAAGAACACGGCTAAACCCAGCACCACATTCCATACATCCAGCAACGCATCCAAGCCATGACTGTAGTTGGCCCACCTGCTTATCACCGGTGCCATACCATTGGTGATGTTAATCTTGTCGACCAAGAAGTTAGAACCGTTGAAGAATGTTGCAACGGCACCACCCAACAAAACAGGACCCAAAATACCATTGATGACCAAGCACCATTGGAAAGTCTTCACTCCTAAGATGTTTCCCAGTTTGTTTTGAAATTCATAGCTCACTGCCTGAACAACAAACGAGAAGAGAATAATCATCCACAACCAATAAGCACCACCGAAGCTGGTACTGTAAAACAAAGGAAAAGAAGCGAAGAAAGCACCACCAAAGGTAACCAACGTCGTGAAAGTGGTTTCCCACTTGCGCCCCGTACTGTTGACAACCATCCTACGCTCATGTTCGGTCTTACCCAGGTTGAACACCAAAGAGTTAGCACCCTGAACAAACATCAAGAATACCAGTAAGGCTCCTAACAAAGAAACAAGAAACCACCAGTAATGTTGTAAAAAACTATATGTAATCATTGTATTACCTTTCTTATTTATAATTCAACCTGATTTGACTTTTCACTATTCTCAGGACCTTTCTTAATAGCCTTGCAAAGAATGTTAATCTCAACAGCCAACATGGCGGTGAAGAGAATCAAGAATATAAAGAAGGTGACAATAACCGAACTCGGTTTAATGTCAGACACGGCAACCCATGTCGGCAACATATCCTGGATGGTCCACGGCTGACGACCAAACTCTGCCACTAACCAGCCTGATTGAGAGGCCAGGTAAGCGCATGGCAACAGCACGATGCCCGAAATCAACAACCAGCGATGTTTGATGATGTCTTTCTTGTAAACGATGAAAAGCGAACAGATAAAGAACAAAATCAACAACATGCCGATGCCAACCATCACTCTGAATGCCCAGAAGTTCACTGGAATGAACGGAACAACTTGGTGGGGCGATTTTACATAACCATAACCAAAATAAGGCATGTTGTCTTTCAGAATCTGCTTGGTAGCTTCATCCTTCTTGCCTGAACGATAATCTTGCAGCGCTGCAATGGCCATCTGGCCGCGCTTCATCTTTTCTTCTACCGAAATAACCTTCGTACCGTCAGGTTTGGTATAACCATTCAGAAGGTCATTCACGCCAGGCACATATCCATTGGCGTCTAAGGTTGCCAAGAATGACAAGCCATTAGGCACGGCCATCTTCATCGGTGGCTCTTGCTGGTTCACATAGTCGGGTTGCTTAAATGGGTTAACAGCTGCAAATACCGTCAATCCCTGGCCCGTTCCACCATTGTAAAGCGCTTCCATCGAAGCCAGTTTCATAGGCTGTACCTTGCCAACCTGGATAGCTGAGCTGTGTCCGGTAATCAATGTCAATGCCACAGCTGCCAAGCCAAAGATACTACCTATCTTCATACTCTCAATAGCCAACTTGTGATCACGCTTCTTAAGCAAGTACCAACTACTTACGGCCACAGTAAACACAGCACCGATAATCCATGAAGAGGTCACGGTATGACAGAACTTGTCCACGGCAAAGGGCGACAAAGCCACGTCCATAAACGAGTTCATCTCAAAGCGCATGGTATCAGGATTAAACTCCTGTCCAACGGGCAACTGCATCCAAGCGTTAGCTACCAGAATCCACCAAGCAGAGATGGTTGCGCCCAACCCCGTGAGCCAGGTAGAAGCCAGGTGGAAACCAGGAGACACTTTCTTCCATCCAAAGAACATTACAGCCACGAAGGTAGCCTCCATGAAGAAAGCAATAATACCCTCGATAGCCAACGGAGCACCGAAGATATCGCCTACAAACCATGAGTAGTTGCTCCAGTTGGTACCAAATTCGAATTCCAAGATGAGGCCTGTTGCCACACCCATGGCGAAATTAATACCAAACAGCTTTTGCCAAAACCGCGCCGCATCCTTCCAAAAAGGGTCACGGGTACGATAATAGCGAGTTTCCATAATTCCCATAACGACGGCAAGACCAAGCGTTAATGGAACAAAAAGCCAGTGATAAATGGCTGTTAAAGCAAATTGGGCACGCGACCAGTCGATCGTTTGTGCCGAAATGTCTAATAACAGATTGTGCATAATGTAATGTATTTAATGAATGTTTCGTTTAATCATCTCGGTAGATACGAAATCTGCTTCATCGCCTTTTTGCGAGTTCTGTTTGATGAAATCAGGAAAGAAGAATACTTTCAGAATAGCGAACATGATGAAGAGTTTAATCAAAATGACAGTCCATAGTGTTTTACCTACGGTCATGTGCTTAAAGCCATCATAGTACAAATCAAAAGCTCGATAAATAAAGCTGTTTTTATTCATAGTAAAGTAGTTTTCGGGTGTAAAGGTAATAAAATATATGTAAAGTTGTACTTTTTCGTAAAAAAAATTATTCACAACGTTGGAAGAAACAAATTCAAGCCGATATGGATACATGATTTTTCTTGACAACGAGCCTTCAAATCCCGGGCGTATTTGCAAGCAACATACTTTTGGCTGGCAAATACGGCAAGCACGAGCCACTTTCATACCAAATTGTTACACAAACACTTACACACACATGCACTCCATAACACTTCATCATTTTGGCTTTCAGATGCCAACAGCATAGCTTTTAGGCAGCAATAACAATGCTATTGGCAGTTTATCAGCATGCTTTTAGCCCGTTAAAGCATGCAGATGGCAAGACAAAAGGATGCTTCTGAGCGGACAAAATCAATATTTTTGTGTAAAAATACGTTTTTTCTTCCTAAATTATTGCCTCCTTACATCCGCTGTGCCTATTGATTTTTTCCAGATGAACAGTTTTCAACAGCTGTTTTTGGGGTAAAAAACGATGAAAATATCTGACAAATTCTTCTATTACGTCTCTGCATCACAGCAGTGACACAAGATTGACGCATACCTCTAACTCACCATGCAGCATCCCCTGAGCGCAGGGGGGTCGCATCACATCCTACAACGAAATACAAAGCTCAAGACCCCCAAAAAGTGCTTTGCAAAGTTTATTTTTATCAAAAAACATTAAAAACAAGCCGAATGGTCATTTGTCTTTTATTTTTTTTTGCCAATCAACATTAAATATATAAATTTGCAAAGACAATTATTAAGTAAAATTACCTATGAAAAAAAAGGTAGTCATTCCGATAATCGTTTTCATGCTCCTACTCGTTGCAGGCATTGTATATCTTGCCTACAACCTGAACAAGCAGCAACAGCATAACCAGGAGATGCAAGAGTTGGCCGAGCTGGACAAGCAGGAAATGGAAAACGAATATCAACGATTTGCCGATCAATATAGTGAGATGAAGACACAAATCAGCAACGATTCCATTGTCGCTCAGCTCACCAAAGAACAGGAAAAGACCGAGCGGCTCTTGAACGAGCTGAAGCAAGTAAAGAGCAATGACGCTCGTGAAATTGCCAGGTTGAAAAAAGAATTGGCCACCGTGCGCGCCGTCCTGCGCAGCTATGTGATGGAAATAGACTCGCTGAACCGGCTCAATCAAAACCTGACCAAGGAAAATACCCGCATCAAGGGAGAATATGAAGCTGCCAACCGACAAATAGAAGGGTTGAGCACTGAAAAGGCAAACCTGTCGGAGAAGGTGGCCATCGCTGCACAATTGGATGCCACAGGCATTAACCTATCCCTTCGTGACAAGCGAGGCAGGGCAACCAAGCGGTTGAAAAAGGCTAAGACCCTGCAAGTGGATTTCAGCATTGCGAAAAACGTTACTGCCACCAATGGCATGCGTACGCTGTATGTGCGCATTGTAGCACCTACGGGAAGCGTGCTGGGCGGAGCCGGTACATTCCCATACGAGAACAAGAATTTGCAGGCTACTGCAAAAAAAACCGTGGAATACGGCGGTCAGCAAACCAATGTCACAGCCTATTGGAACATAGACCAAGCCATGGTCTCGGGTACATATCAGGTGAGCATCTTTGCAGAAGGTAACATGATAGGATCACGAAGTTTTACATTAGATTAGCAGTTGAATGAATCGATGATGAACAGACTTTATACTACACTGGTTCTGATGGGTACGCTGTTGCCTGTTCATGCGCAAACGACACTGTCGCTTGACAGTTGTCGGGCCATGGCCCTGCGCAACAACAAGCAGCTGAATGTAGCCAAGCTCCAACAAGACGTCGCCAGAAACATGCGAAAATCCCTGAGAACAAAATATCTGCCGAAAATCGATGCGATGGGTGGATATGAATTTGTCAGTAAGGAGATTTCACTTCTCAACGACCAACAGAAAGCTGGATTTGCCAACTTGGGCACCAACATCAGCAACGGCATGGGAGCCAATTTATCCACCATGATTGGCGGATTGGTACAACAAGGGGTTCTCTCCCCACAAATGGCACAGCAACTGGGCTCACTGATGGAAAACCTGGGGGCTGCCATCGGCCAAGCCGGAAATGCCATAGGCAACAGCATCAATGAGGCCTTGAAGACAGACACCCGGCAAGTATGGGCAGGAACGGTGATGGTGAAGCAGCCCATCTACATGGGAGGAGCCATTATCGCAGCCAACAACATTGCAGACATCAACGAACAGATGGCTGCCAACGGCCTGTCACAACGCACACAGACCACACTTTACGACATCGACCACGCCTATTGGCTGGTGGTGTCATTGAGACAAAAGCAAAAACTGGCTAACAGCTATCAAGAACTCGTCAAGAAGCTCAGCTCTGATGTACAGAAGATGATAGAGCAAGGTGTAGCCACGCGTGCAGACGGTTTGAAAGTAGACGTGAAAGTGAACGAGGCTGACATGCAGGTGACACAGGCCGAAAACGGAGTTGCCCTCGCCAAGATGTTGCTTTGCCAATTGTGTGGGCTACCCTTGGAAGAGAACATTCAATTGGCTGACGAAAATGCCGAGTTGCTGTCCCCAGGAGTGAACAGTGAGGCCAATCAGGCGATTGACATCACCACTACCCGCCCGGAATTGCGCTTACTGCAAAACGCCGTTGACATCAGCAAACAGAACACTCGGCTCATCCGGGCAGCCTACCTGCCACATGTAGCACTTACAGGTGGTTATTTCATCTCAAATCCAAATATGTTCAATGGCTTCCAGCGAAAGTTCTCGGGTGCATGGAATGTGGGAGTCATTGTTCAGGTGCCGGTGTGGAACTGGTTTGAGGGTGCCTATAAAGTGCGTGCCACCAAGACGGCCACCAGCATCGCCGAGCTCACCATGAGCGACGCACAAGAAAAGATAGAACTGCAAATCGCACAAAGCAGATTCAAGGTGAAAGAAGCTAACAAAAAGTTGGCTATGGCCATGAAGAGCGTGTCAAGTGCAGAAGAAAACCTGCGCAGTGCTAATCTGGGATTCAAAGAAGGTGTCATGGAATCGACGGATGTCATGGCTGCGCAAACAGCATGGCAGAAAGCTCAAAGTCAAAAAATAGAAGCAGAAGTAGAAGTTAAATTAGCCCAAGTAAACCTCAACAAGGCGCTTGGCATCTTACAATAATAAATATCATGTCGGCAAAATCACAACACAACAACATTTTACTGGCGATCATTGGATTCGCTACAGTTGTCATTCTCGTGGCCATCATCGGT
Encoded proteins:
- a CDS encoding DUF2461 domain-containing protein — its product is MNIQRILKYLERIAKNNNRDWYQAHKDEYLACRNDFEEGVERAIAAISKFDAYVSHVTAKEACFRFNRDTRFSPDKSPYKRHFGAYISAKGRKSLHAGYYIHVQPGHCLLSAGAYWLPTHILTSCRNEIMGNIDEWRRCVENGKFVHFFGYATQGSWSDEQASDKGFGISRLKTCPKGFPADYEFIDYLRMKDYACWHRVEDDFFEGNGWIEPMTELFKVAQPMMEFTNRVIDDYE
- the nth gene encoding endonuclease III, giving the protein MTRKERYQYILDYFRKTTPIVTTELEFGSAFQLLVATLLSAQCTDKRINQVTPALFQRYPDAQSMAQATPEEVLEYVRSVSYPNAKSRHLVEMAQMLVSDFGGEVPDNTADLVKLPGVGRKTANVVQAVWYGKAKIAVDTHVYRVSHRMGLVPLKADTPLKVELELMKYIPEEDVSSAHHWLLLHGRYICQSQRPKCEKCQFDQICPKRLTSSKLA
- a CDS encoding cytochrome d ubiquinol oxidase subunit II, with product MTYSFLQHYWWFLVSLLGALLVFLMFVQGANSLVFNLGKTEHERRMVVNSTGRKWETTFTTLVTFGGAFFASFPLFYSTSFGGAYWLWMIILFSFVVQAVSYEFQNKLGNILGVKTFQWCLVINGILGPVLLGGAVATFFNGSNFLVDKINITNGMAPVISRWANYSHGLDALLDVWNVVLGLAVFFLARILGLLYIINNVADDTLRARSRKHLIYNTGAFLLLFLPFLIRTLLKDGFAYDPATGVISMESMKYLYNLLDMWYLAIVLLVGVVLLLFGIVKTVLSNTYIKGIWPAGIGVVLVVLVLLLIAGWNNTAYYPSNADLQSSLTIMNSSSSEFTLRTMAIVSLFIPFVLAYIVYVWHAMDSKKITKEEIKHEDAY
- a CDS encoding cytochrome ubiquinol oxidase subunit I; the encoded protein is MHNLLLDISAQTIDWSRAQFALTAIYHWLFVPLTLGLAVVMGIMETRYYRTRDPFWKDAARFWQKLFGINFAMGVATGLILEFEFGTNWSNYSWFVGDIFGAPLAIEGIIAFFMEATFVAVMFFGWKKVSPGFHLASTWLTGLGATISAWWILVANAWMQLPVGQEFNPDTMRFEMNSFMDVALSPFAVDKFCHTVTSSWIIGAVFTVAVSSWYLLKKRDHKLAIESMKIGSIFGLAAVALTLITGHSSAIQVGKVQPMKLASMEALYNGGTGQGLTVFAAVNPFKQPDYVNQQEPPMKMAVPNGLSFLATLDANGYVPGVNDLLNGYTKPDGTKVISVEEKMKRGQMAIAALQDYRSGKKDEATKQILKDNMPYFGYGYVKSPHQVVPFIPVNFWAFRVMVGIGMLLILFFICSLFIVYKKDIIKHRWLLISGIVLLPCAYLASQSGWLVAEFGRQPWTIQDMLPTWVAVSDIKPSSVIVTFFIFLILFTAMLAVEINILCKAIKKGPENSEKSNQVEL
- a CDS encoding DUF4492 domain-containing protein, yielding MNKNSFIYRAFDLYYDGFKHMTVGKTLWTVILIKLFIMFAILKVFFFPDFIKQNSQKGDEADFVSTEMIKRNIH
- a CDS encoding TolC family protein is translated as MMNRLYTTLVLMGTLLPVHAQTTLSLDSCRAMALRNNKQLNVAKLQQDVARNMRKSLRTKYLPKIDAMGGYEFVSKEISLLNDQQKAGFANLGTNISNGMGANLSTMIGGLVQQGVLSPQMAQQLGSLMENLGAAIGQAGNAIGNSINEALKTDTRQVWAGTVMVKQPIYMGGAIIAANNIADINEQMAANGLSQRTQTTLYDIDHAYWLVVSLRQKQKLANSYQELVKKLSSDVQKMIEQGVATRADGLKVDVKVNEADMQVTQAENGVALAKMLLCQLCGLPLEENIQLADENAELLSPGVNSEANQAIDITTTRPELRLLQNAVDISKQNTRLIRAAYLPHVALTGGYFISNPNMFNGFQRKFSGAWNVGVIVQVPVWNWFEGAYKVRATKTATSIAELTMSDAQEKIELQIAQSRFKVKEANKKLAMAMKSVSSAEENLRSANLGFKEGVMESTDVMAAQTAWQKAQSQKIEAEVEVKLAQVNLNKALGILQ